The sequence ATCCTTCAGTGTGCCATGCAAATTCTTCTGTCGATCCTTGTTAATTTTTTTACATCCTCAGCCATGCGATCTGACGGCTCGAACCCACAAAATTCGTATTCGCGGTAACCACGGGTTGCCATCTTTCAGTTCACTTTTTGAAAAGGAATTGCCATGAGCACGAAAACGAAGGAAACCTCTGCCCGGCGCGAGGTTTTGGACAGCAGCGATAAATCTTTTTCCAATGTATTTTCCGAGCTTGGCCGCCATCAGCTTGCCCTGGTGGTGGAAGGGACCAGCGCGCTGTGCCGCAGCAGCGAAGCCCTGCGAAAAATCCAGCAGGACGCGGCGCATGAGGCGTCGGTCTTTCATGAGGAGACGGCCCAGAAACTGTTTACCCCCTGCCAGCCCGCCGACCTGATGGCGATACAGTCCGAACTGATGCGCTTTTGCCTGCAAAGCTCGGGCAAATACTGGCAGCAAATTCTCGCGCAAGCGATGCAGACGCAAGTAGAAATGATGCGCAGTGTGAGCCAGGTGTTGAAGAGCGAAAAAGACACCGGCCTGAAGTCACCGCTGGAAGTCCTCCAGGCGGCCATGCCGCCGCTGGCCAGCAGCTTGTTCCCCATGAATGCCTACGTTGCAGACGGGCAGACGGTGCACCACTGAGGATCAAGCCCGCTGCCGGCTTGCGGAGCGGGCCTGAGCAAAGGGCTGCTGCATGAGTCATGGGCCTGCTTTTCTGCATGAGAAAATGGCCGGCTATCAACCTCATGCAGCGGAGCCCGGATGAATTTTGCGACCGACCTTGCGGGCGTGACCCACGGCATACAACTGGCGGTCGCCCCGGTGTTTTTGCTGACGGCCGTCTCCGGGATGATCAGCGCGGTGGCTGGCCGCCTGGCCCGGATCATCGACCGCGCACGGTTCCTGGAAGGCCGGCTTGAAAGCGGTGCTATCGAGCAGGCGCGGGCTGCCAAAATCTATGACGAATTGAACCGGCTCAGGCACCGGGGCTGGCTGGTCAACGGTTGCCTGGCCTTGCTGACGTTTTGTGCCATCCTGATCGGCAGCACCATCATCCTGCTGTTCCTGGGCGAAACCAGCGAATTGCCGATTTTCAAGATCGCCACGGTGTGCTTTCTGGGCGGCGTCGTCTGCTTTTTATCGGCGCTGGTTTGTTTCCTGGCCGAAACCCTGCTGGCCACCCATCTGCTCAAGTTTGCCGAACTGCCGGCAGCGCCAAATCAGCAAATCATTCATGAAAAATAGGCTTTGCGCAATACCAGTAAGCGGTTAATGCTATAAAAAAAGGAGCGTATCAAGAATTCGCTCCCGATAATGCGACCGAATGTATCACCGTGAAACGGCATGTTTGATGACGCAAGGAATTTTTACTCCGCCCTAGAATAATTTTCACGGGTTCCGGGACTGGGGCAGCCCGTTGAAATCGCTTGCAAAGAAGGCTGGACTTCGATACATAACCTCGGAATTAAAAATGACAACGCAAATCAAAAAATCAATGTTGCTTCGCAGCGGTCGCAGCTTCGCTCTGGTGCTGGCCGCTACGCTGGCTTGCACCGCCAGCTTTGCCGAAAAGCCCGAATGGGCCGGCGGCGGCAAGGGTGACAAAGGCGGCAAGCATGAGCAGAAGGCCGGCAACGATCACGGCAACCAGCACGGCAACCAGCACGGCAACCAACAGGACAACCAGCGGGTTGAGCATGCTCCTTCGGGCCAAAAATCCGGCAACAGTCCAGGGGCTGGCCATGTCAGGGTAGGCGGTTATTTCGGCAACCAGC comes from Polaromonas naphthalenivorans CJ2 and encodes:
- a CDS encoding RcnB family protein; this translates as MTTQIKKSMLLRSGRSFALVLAATLACTASFAEKPEWAGGGKGDKGGKHEQKAGNDHGNQHGNQHGNQQDNQRVEHAPSGQKSGNSPGAGHVRVGGYFGNQQRTVVRTYYGNEFKAGRCPPGLAKKHNGCMPPGQAKKYVVGQRLPRNVVYYPVPQRVVYQLGAPPSGYRYVRVSSDILLLAIGTSMVVDAIQNLSGY
- a CDS encoding DUF2721 domain-containing protein, giving the protein MNFATDLAGVTHGIQLAVAPVFLLTAVSGMISAVAGRLARIIDRARFLEGRLESGAIEQARAAKIYDELNRLRHRGWLVNGCLALLTFCAILIGSTIILLFLGETSELPIFKIATVCFLGGVVCFLSALVCFLAETLLATHLLKFAELPAAPNQQIIHEK
- a CDS encoding phasin family protein — translated: MSTKTKETSARREVLDSSDKSFSNVFSELGRHQLALVVEGTSALCRSSEALRKIQQDAAHEASVFHEETAQKLFTPCQPADLMAIQSELMRFCLQSSGKYWQQILAQAMQTQVEMMRSVSQVLKSEKDTGLKSPLEVLQAAMPPLASSLFPMNAYVADGQTVHH